The sequence below is a genomic window from Ornithobacterium rhinotracheale.
TGCAAAACACGCCTTGCCAAATCAAATGTTGATTGCTCGCATTCAGCATTTCAATTACTAAATCTTTTTGTAATTTTTTGGTTTTGATAGGGATACCCACTTGCATACTTGTTCCAAAACCACCGCCATAGCTACCTGTCCCGATGCCTACGGTATTGGTATTTGTCACGATTTGCTCGGCTGGTTTTATATCAATCAAAACTTGTGGATTATCCGATTTTTGCCATGATTTAGCTTTCAATTCTTGGTCGATTGCACGCACAATTCGTGTTTGGTCGAGCTGATTTACACCGTTCCAATCAATATCCGAGAAATAATTGTAAGTTTTAAGTTGGCTAAAATCCACACCGTGATCGTAGTCGGTATCTACATGAGCAGAGATACAAGAGGTTAATAAAAACAACGAAAAGATAAAATATAAATGTTTCATAATTAATCAATAATGTTCACCTCTCTTTCTAATTCTATACCAAACTGATTTTGGATTGATTGGATAATCTCTGTCGAGAAATCATACACTTCTTTTCCTGTCCCAAAATCTGGGTTGATGAGCACCAAAGCTTGCATGTGGTGTACGCCCACTTTGCCCATGCGCTTGCCTTTCCAGCCGGCTTTTTCAATCAGCCAGCCTGCAGGAATCTTCACAAGTGTATCGTCTACACGATAATGTGGAATTTCGGGATATTTTTGTTCAAGTTTAAGATATGTTTCCTTTGGGACGATTGGATTTTTAAAGAAACTTCCCGTGTTAGGGCAAATTTTTGGATCGGGCAATTTGCTCGAACGAATGCTGATTACGGCATCGCTAATTTCTTGAATTGTAGGATTTTCAATATTTTTTGAAGCTAATTCTTGCTGAATTGCTCCATACGAAATTCGTAATTCGTGGTCTTTTTTAGTCAGTTTGAAAGTTACCGCCGTTACGATAAATTTACCTTTTAATGCTCGTTTAAAGATGGATTCTCTATATCCAAATTGGCATTCAGCATTACTGAAAGTTTTAAGTGTAAGATTTTCAATGTCAAAAGCTTCTACATGCTCTATGTGGTTTTTGACTTCTACGCCATAAGCACCGATATTCTGAATTGGTGAGGCGCCCACTGTGCCAGGAATCAGAGAAAGATTTTCTAATCCGCCCCAATTTTTGGCCAAACAGTTTAAAATAAATTCATGCCAATTTTCGCCTGCTGCTACTTTAAGCCAAATATGATTTTTGGTTTCTTTTTCTACGGAAATTCCTTTTAAGTCGATTTTTAAAATATCGCCATCAAAATCATGTAAAAAAAGAACATTTGAGCCTCCTCCCAAAACATAGAAATTCGGATTTTTATTTTCGGTAAAATATTGTTTTAAATCCTCTATGCTTTCAATTTCAATCAGGCGTTTGGCTTGAACATCGAGTGCGAGCGTAGTAAATTCCTTTAATGATGAATTTTCAATAATTTTAGCCATGATTTACAAGGTATTATTTGGATATTCTTTCAATGCGATTTCTAAGGCATCGAGTGCATCTTTTAAATCCTCGACATTGAGCACATACGCCAATCGAGCTTGGTTTTTACCCAAATCGGGCGTGAAATAAAAGCCTTGCATAGGGGCAAACATCAGGGTTTTTCCCTCGTGAGAGAAGTCTTTCAATAGCCAAATGGCAAATTTTTCAGCATCATCTATGGGCAGCTCCACGGCACAATAAAAGGCACCTGTGGGGGTGGGGCATACCACACCAGGGATTTGATTAAGGCGCTGCACCATAAAGTCGCGGCGTTTTCTGTACTCTTCGTTGGCTTCTTTTAGGTATTGGTGTGCGTGGTTGAGTGCCACAGTACCTAGTTTTTGGCTTGTGATACAGGGGCTTAGCCTAGCCTGCCCATATTTTAAGACACTGGCGAGAAAATCTTTATTTTTAGAAACAATCGCGCCGAGGCGTATACCACACATACTGAATCGTTTAGATTCGGAATCAATCATAATGGCATTTTGTGCCAATTCTGGGAAATGCAAAATGGAGGTATGCTCCTTTTCGTACGAAAATTCTCGGTACACTTCATCAGAGATGATGAATAAATCGTGTTTTAGAGCCAAGTTTTTTAACTGTTCAAACTCTTGCCGAGAGTACATATAGCCCGTGGGGTTTCCAGGGCTACAAATCAGGATTGCCTTAGTTTTCGGGGTGATTAATTGCTCAAAATCAGCAATGGCGGGAAGGGTGAAGCCATCATTTATATAAGAGGTAACGGGGATAAATTCTACATCGGTCTCGTGGGCAAAGCCGTTATAATTAGCATAAAAAGGCTCTGGGACTATGATTTCATCGCCCGCATCGGCAATGGCATTAAAGGTGAAAAATAGAGCCTCTGAGCCCCCATTGGTGGCAATGATTTCTTCTGGCGAAATAGGGATATTCCGTTGCTTGTAATATTGGCTCAGAGCCTCGCGGTACTCTTGTGTGCCTTCCGAGCTAGTGTATGACAAAATATTTTTTTGCCAGTCTTTCAACGCATTGATGGCGCAAGCGGGGCTATCAATATCAGGCTGGCCAATGTTAAGGTAAAAGACTTTTTTGCCCTCACTCTCAGTGGCTTTGGCGTAAGGCATAAGTTTTCTAATCGGAGATTCTGGCATTTTATGCGCTCTGTTTGATATTTTAGTCATAACATTAATTTAAGATGTTTTGTGAACGAATTTAATAACTTGGTATTGTTTTTGTTTATATTTAAACAGTCGTAAAGATACGAAAATTAATAACTAATAAAACACAAAATTATGAGTAAAGCAAAACAAACAGGAACTATTTTAGGAAGTTTAATTATAGGAGCATTAGCCGGAGGAATTGCCGCTTTGTTATTGACACCACATAGTGGAGAGGAAACTAGAGAAAAATTGAAAAAAGAGGCAGATAGACTTCGTGAAGAGTTAAAAGATTATAGTTCAGACTTTAGCGATAAGGCTAAAAAGGTAAAGAAAGATTTAGAAAAAAAGCTTAAGAAAACAGAAGCTGAGCTTTTAGATATCGAAGAAGAGCTAGGAGTTTAATTTTTAATCTTGTTAAATATGTTTGGAGGAGTTAAAAATTATGTACAAGATCAAGTGATGCTTGCAAAGTTAGAGGTAGTAGAAGGGGCAGGAAAGGCTGCTGGTTCTATTGTGGCCATTATATTTATGGCACTTTTTGGAATTTTCTTCTTTACTTTTTTAGGAATTGCGGGTGCTTACTATCTTTCAATTTATTTTGAATCTTACATCTATGGTTTTTTAGCAATGGCAGGCGTATTCTTATTGTTGCTGATTTTATTTGCAATTTTTAAAAAAGCAATTCAAAATTTAGTAGCTAATATTATCGTAGCTGCTACCATGGGTAGTAAAAAAGTTAAGAAAAAATAATGGAAGAAATAAGGTCGCTTAAAGATTTAAGAAGAAAAAAATTAGAACTGCAACAGAATCTAACCCGTGGGCTAGATAACCCCATAAGTAGCATTGCAGGCTTGTTTAGTGCATTTAATAGCCAAAGAAAGCTGCGAAAAATGAACAAAAAGTTAGCACTTAGTAGTGAGAAGCCTCAGCGAAATGAGCTGATAGATGAGGGTGCCAAAACAGTGCTTACATTCATTGCTAGTGCCGTGGTGAGCCGATTGAAGCTGGGTACTATTCCCAAAATCATTATCACCTCTGGGGTTGCACTGGCCACGCCGTATATTGTGGATTTTGTTCAGAAAGAAATCAGAAATCGTAAAAATAAAGAGAGATAAATACCAAAAAAACGCTCTCTCAATTAAAAAAATAGCCACAGTGTTTTTTACGCTGCGGCTATTTTTCATTTAAAAACTAAAAAATCTCTTATTCTTTTATAATTCCCTTGATTCTCAGTATTTTTCTTCCGTTTTGTACAGCATTGGACAGAACGGTGATGGATTTGTTGAAAGAATCAGGGAGATTGGTGTTATAGCGAACTTTTATTTGTCCTTTGGCGCCAGGTGCAATCACTTCGGTGGGTTTTGGGTATTCCGCAGCGGTGCACCCACAAGAGGTTTGTACTTTCTTGATAATTAAAGGCTTGTCGCCAGTATTGGTGAAGACAAAAACGCGTTCGCCATTTGCTCCCTTAGCTACCTCGCCGTAATCGATTGTTTCTTTTTCAAATGTGATTTCCTGCGCACTGGCAGCAGTTAGCCCCACTAATGCAAAAGAAACTGCAAATAATAACTTTTTCATATCTATTATTTTAAAATGCAAATTTAAGTATTTTTTTATAACTAATTTTAATCTTAAATTTGCGGTTCAGAAAAATAGTATTCAAATAATATACCATTCTTTATGGAAATACCATCAAAATACAACCCAAAGCATACCGAGGAGCGTTTATACAACTTTTGGCAGGATAACGGATTCTTCCATTCTGAGCCCGATGATAGGCCTGCATACACCATTGTAATCCCACCTCCAAATGTAACTGGCGTATTGCACATGGGGCATATGTTGAACAACACAATTCAAGATATTTTAATTAGAAAAGCCCGTATGTCTGGCTTTAACGCTTGTTGGGTGCCAGGTACCGATCATGCATCAATTGCTACCGAGGCAAAAGTAGTTAAAAGATTGAAGGAGCAAGGCATAGAGAAAACCGATTTGTCTCGCGACGAATTTTTGCAACACGCTTGGGACTGGACACACGAGCACGGTGGCAAAATCCTTGAGCAGCTTAAAAAGCTAGGTGCTTCTTGTGATTGGGAGCGTACTAAATTTACTTTAGATGAAGATTTGTCTGAAGCGGTAACCAAAGTTTTTGTGGATTTATACAACAAAGGAAAAATCTACCGCGGATACAGAATGGTAAACTGGGATCCAGAAGCCAAA
It includes:
- a CDS encoding DUF4136 domain-containing protein; this encodes MKHLYFIFSLFLLTSCISAHVDTDYDHGVDFSQLKTYNYFSDIDWNGVNQLDQTRIVRAIDQELKAKSWQKSDNPQVLIDIKPAEQIVTNTNTVGIGTGSYGGGFGTSMQVGIPIKTKKLQKDLVIEMLNASNQHLIWQGVFCKEFSTRADSEKIIQSAIQDLFKKFPPKK
- the murB gene encoding UDP-N-acetylmuramate dehydrogenase, which codes for MAKIIENSSLKEFTTLALDVQAKRLIEIESIEDLKQYFTENKNPNFYVLGGGSNVLFLHDFDGDILKIDLKGISVEKETKNHIWLKVAAGENWHEFILNCLAKNWGGLENLSLIPGTVGASPIQNIGAYGVEVKNHIEHVEAFDIENLTLKTFSNAECQFGYRESIFKRALKGKFIVTAVTFKLTKKDHELRISYGAIQQELASKNIENPTIQEISDAVISIRSSKLPDPKICPNTGSFFKNPIVPKETYLKLEQKYPEIPHYRVDDTLVKIPAGWLIEKAGWKGKRMGKVGVHHMQALVLINPDFGTGKEVYDFSTEIIQSIQNQFGIELEREVNIID
- a CDS encoding pyridoxal phosphate-dependent aminotransferase; translated protein: MTKISNRAHKMPESPIRKLMPYAKATESEGKKVFYLNIGQPDIDSPACAINALKDWQKNILSYTSSEGTQEYREALSQYYKQRNIPISPEEIIATNGGSEALFFTFNAIADAGDEIIVPEPFYANYNGFAHETDVEFIPVTSYINDGFTLPAIADFEQLITPKTKAILICSPGNPTGYMYSRQEFEQLKNLALKHDLFIISDEVYREFSYEKEHTSILHFPELAQNAIMIDSESKRFSMCGIRLGAIVSKNKDFLASVLKYGQARLSPCITSQKLGTVALNHAHQYLKEANEEYRKRRDFMVQRLNQIPGVVCPTPTGAFYCAVELPIDDAEKFAIWLLKDFSHEGKTLMFAPMQGFYFTPDLGKNQARLAYVLNVEDLKDALDALEIALKEYPNNTL
- a CDS encoding YtxH domain-containing protein — translated: MSKAKQTGTILGSLIIGALAGGIAALLLTPHSGEETREKLKKEADRLREELKDYSSDFSDKAKKVKKDLEKKLKKTEAELLDIEEELGV
- a CDS encoding phage holin family protein, translating into MFGGVKNYVQDQVMLAKLEVVEGAGKAAGSIVAIIFMALFGIFFFTFLGIAGAYYLSIYFESYIYGFLAMAGVFLLLLILFAIFKKAIQNLVANIIVAATMGSKKVKKK
- a CDS encoding DUF1573 domain-containing protein, which encodes MKKLLFAVSFALVGLTAASAQEITFEKETIDYGEVAKGANGERVFVFTNTGDKPLIIKKVQTSCGCTAAEYPKPTEVIAPGAKGQIKVRYNTNLPDSFNKSITVLSNAVQNGRKILRIKGIIKE